A stretch of the Fusobacterium varium genome encodes the following:
- a CDS encoding putative transcriptional regulator: MNILIIQKDVDIKKYLKKGLKEAGYSVEDSSDWEDAYYHAISGNYELIILDSIIEDKTGIELCEKIRKENSESGIIFISSEDKIEKKVEALDAGADDYVTKPFSFIELLGRIRAIIRRTAKISAAGNNIITIKDLSIDFLTREVKRGDKLIELTYKEFSLLEYLVRNKNLVLSRTMIKEKIWSINFTSNTNIVDVYMTHLRSKIDREYKEKLIYTVRGVGYILKG; the protein is encoded by the coding sequence ATGAATATTCTTATAATACAAAAAGATGTAGATATAAAAAAATATTTGAAAAAAGGTTTAAAAGAAGCAGGATATTCTGTAGAGGATAGTTCTGATTGGGAAGATGCTTATTATCATGCCATATCAGGAAATTATGAACTTATAATACTTGATAGTATCATTGAAGATAAAACAGGGATAGAGTTATGTGAAAAAATAAGAAAAGAAAATAGTGAATCAGGAATAATATTTATATCTTCTGAAGATAAAATAGAAAAAAAGGTGGAAGCACTGGATGCAGGAGCTGATGATTATGTAACTAAGCCTTTTTCCTTTATAGAGCTTTTAGGAAGAATAAGGGCAATAATAAGAAGAACTGCAAAGATTTCTGCTGCTGGAAATAACATAATTACAATAAAAGATTTATCTATAGATTTTCTTACCAGAGAGGTTAAAAGAGGAGATAAACTTATTGAACTTACATATAAAGAGTTTTCACTGCTTGAATATTTGGTAAGAAATAAGAATCTTGTTCTCAGCAGAACAATGATAAAAGAAAAAATATGGAGTATAAATTTTACAAGCAATACTAATATAGTAGATGTATATATGACACATTTGAGAAGTAAAATTGACAGAGAATATAAAGAAAAATTAATATATACAGTAAGAGGGGTAGGATATATTCTTAAAGGATAA
- a CDS encoding putative hemolysin: MDYNKLEEKFNFITHYIGAGMAIAGCVSLIVHAVKTGYPNYIVGSAIFGGALILMYVMSGTYHLLEEGKAKKVFKILDHSAIYILISASYTPYLLTVLEGKNRWILFGIQWGLTFLGIIFKIFFVGRFKILSTLLYILMGWIVVFVFKDLKNALSPVSLNLLIIGGVIYTVGTIFYAMKKLKFAHSIWHIFVIGGSVLNYLSIYNIIHI; this comes from the coding sequence ATGGATTACAACAAATTAGAAGAAAAATTTAATTTTATAACTCATTATATAGGAGCAGGAATGGCAATAGCTGGATGTGTTTCATTGATAGTACATGCAGTAAAAACAGGGTATCCCAATTATATAGTAGGGTCTGCTATATTTGGAGGAGCTCTTATTCTCATGTATGTTATGTCTGGAACTTATCATTTGCTTGAAGAAGGAAAGGCAAAAAAAGTATTTAAAATACTTGATCATTCAGCAATATACATATTGATATCTGCTTCATATACCCCATATCTTCTTACAGTATTAGAAGGGAAAAACAGATGGATTCTTTTTGGGATACAATGGGGATTGACTTTTTTAGGGATAATATTTAAAATATTTTTTGTTGGAAGATTTAAAATTCTCTCTACTTTATTATATATATTAATGGGGTGGATAGTTGTTTTTGTATTTAAAGATTTAAAAAATGCTTTAAGTCCAGTTTCTCTAAACCTTCTTATAATAGGTGGAGTTATATATACAGTAGGGACAATATTTTATGCAATGAAAAAACTTAAATTTGCTCATTCTATATGGCATATATTTGTAATAGGTGGAAGTGTTCTTAATTATCTTTCTATTTATAATATTATCCATATATAA
- a CDS encoding gamma-glutamyltransferase, with protein sequence MLKFDSTIYPYPSRRNVMYAKNGMVATGSPLAAQAGLEILKKGGNAIDAAIATAAALTVVEPTGNGIGGDGFAILSVKDKIYGLNASGPSPKLLEAQELLNKGLKEMPKYGLIPVNVPGIPKAWAELSKKFGKLPLSEVVAPAVKLAREGYAVPVNVAKLWKKASVNFGKESGEEFKYWFETFTENGKCPEIGDVVRLPDHADTLEMIGDTYADAFYKGELADKIDAFSKKYNGYIRKEDLEEFEAEWVEPISVKYHGYDVYELPPNGHGISALMALNILDRFQFEARETVRSYHTMIEAMKLAFVDVQKYVADPRFMKVTVEQLLSKAYAEDRAKLIGSTAIMPEAGDPYCGGTVYLAAADNEGNMISYIQSNYMGFGSGMVVPGTGIALHNRGNNFNLDLESANCVGPSKRPYHTIIPGFLGKDGKAIGPFGVMGGFMQPQGHVQVVTNTVDFLMNPQAALDAPRWQWVGKKNIELEYGVPEHIAYELAAMGHDIKVLYDPLMMGRGEIIWRMENGVLVGGTEPRTDGHIALY encoded by the coding sequence ATGTTAAAATTTGATTCTACTATTTATCCATATCCATCAAGAAGAAATGTAATGTATGCCAAAAATGGTATGGTGGCAACTGGTTCTCCACTTGCTGCACAAGCTGGACTTGAAATACTTAAAAAGGGAGGAAATGCAATAGATGCTGCTATTGCCACTGCTGCTGCTCTTACTGTTGTAGAGCCTACTGGCAACGGTATAGGTGGAGATGGATTTGCTATCCTCAGTGTAAAAGATAAAATTTATGGACTTAATGCCAGTGGCCCTTCACCAAAACTTCTTGAAGCACAGGAATTATTAAATAAAGGTTTGAAAGAAATGCCGAAATATGGACTTATACCAGTTAATGTTCCAGGAATACCTAAGGCTTGGGCAGAACTAAGTAAAAAATTTGGAAAACTTCCTTTAAGTGAAGTTGTTGCTCCAGCTGTAAAATTAGCAAGAGAGGGATATGCAGTTCCTGTAAATGTTGCTAAATTATGGAAAAAGGCTTCTGTAAATTTTGGAAAAGAAAGTGGAGAAGAATTTAAATACTGGTTTGAAACTTTTACTGAAAATGGAAAATGCCCAGAAATAGGAGATGTAGTGAGACTTCCAGATCATGCAGATACTCTTGAGATGATAGGAGATACATATGCAGATGCTTTCTATAAAGGAGAACTGGCAGATAAAATAGATGCTTTTTCTAAAAAATATAATGGATATATAAGAAAAGAAGATTTGGAAGAATTTGAGGCAGAGTGGGTGGAGCCTATTTCTGTAAAATATCATGGATATGATGTTTATGAACTTCCACCGAATGGACATGGAATAAGTGCTCTTATGGCGCTTAATATCTTAGATAGATTCCAGTTTGAAGCAAGAGAAACAGTAAGATCATATCATACAATGATAGAAGCAATGAAGCTTGCATTTGTAGATGTACAGAAGTATGTAGCAGATCCTAGATTTATGAAAGTAACTGTTGAACAATTGTTATCTAAAGCATATGCAGAAGACAGAGCTAAGTTAATAGGAAGTACAGCTATAATGCCGGAAGCAGGAGATCCATACTGTGGAGGAACAGTATATCTGGCAGCAGCAGATAATGAAGGAAATATGATATCATATATTCAAAGCAACTATATGGGATTTGGTTCAGGAATGGTAGTTCCTGGAACAGGAATAGCGCTTCATAACAGAGGAAACAACTTTAATCTTGATCTTGAAAGTGCAAACTGTGTAGGGCCATCAAAGAGACCATATCATACAATTATCCCAGGATTCCTGGGAAAAGATGGAAAAGCAATTGGACCATTTGGAGTAATGGGAGGATTTATGCAGCCGCAAGGACATGTACAGGTAGTAACTAATACAGTGGACTTCCTGATGAATCCACAGGCAGCTTTAGATGCACCGAGATGGCAATGGGTAGGAAAGAAAAATATAGAACTGGAATATGGAGTTCCAGAACATATAGCCTATGAACTGGCAGCAATGGGTCATGACATAAAAGTATTATATGATCCATTAATGATGGGAAGAGGAGAAATCATCTGGAGAATGGAAAATGGAGTTTTAGTAGGAGGAACAGAACCTAGAACAGATGGACATATTGCTTTATATTAG
- a CDS encoding putative transcriptional regulator codes for MKENAIEVMDRRTLVFEALKNDIINGNIRFGEKINENEYSIRYNISRTPLREALSKLEMMGIIERVPFKGVFLKKFDSNKVKEIYEIRLELEYIIYKEIKETMTDKHIKKVEKIVAKSQKYNNSSNLAKFSETLEEFDNYLYSLSKKELSLKILSELSFYMNIFKKTNPNMQETVNEHEKIIEALKEKNDEKIYKALEEHLDNAADYVVKTFDKISI; via the coding sequence ATGAAAGAAAACGCTATAGAAGTTATGGATCGAAGAACACTTGTATTTGAAGCATTAAAAAATGATATTATAAATGGGAATATAAGATTTGGGGAAAAAATAAATGAAAATGAGTATTCTATCAGATATAATATAAGCAGAACACCTTTAAGAGAGGCGTTGAGTAAATTAGAAATGATGGGAATAATAGAAAGAGTACCTTTTAAAGGAGTATTTTTAAAAAAATTTGATTCAAATAAAGTAAAAGAAATATATGAGATAAGATTAGAACTTGAGTATATCATATATAAAGAAATAAAAGAAACAATGACTGATAAGCATATTAAAAAAGTTGAAAAAATAGTTGCCAAAAGTCAAAAGTACAATAACAGTAGTAACCTTGCAAAATTTTCAGAAACATTGGAAGAATTTGATAACTATCTGTATTCTTTATCTAAAAAAGAACTTTCCTTGAAGATACTTTCTGAACTGTCTTTTTATATGAATATATTTAAAAAAACTAATCCTAACATGCAAGAAACAGTAAATGAACATGAAAAGATAATAGAGGCATTAAAAGAGAAAAATGATGAAAAAATATATAAAGCTTTAGAGGAACATTTAGATAATGCAGCAGATTACGTTGTAAAAACCTTTGATAAAATATCTATTTAA
- a CDS encoding sodium:proton antiporter translates to MENQAKKVSSGQAMLILVVSILVIILGIKVVKAPTAIILLFGGVITVIISTIFGIEYSNIQSDIVKTITTMAVPILIVLSVGVLVGAWMISGTVPLMIYYGMKVLSPSLFLVMVCIICTLMSVMAGTSWGTISTVGIAFMGVAVGLGISLPLTAGAVVSGAIFGDKLSPLSDSTVLSAAVCEVNLLEAIKHSFKTTLPAFIVALIMYFVIGLQYKDGVIGGESYDLIMGTLEKTFTLNPLLLIPPVLVLVLIIMKKPTLPVFTIGIIAGGILAMIFQGSSLNQVAGALSNGYTAKTGVAIVDKMLVRGGLNSMLSTVALLIASAIFGAPLRTAGVVDILLEKITNIAKTGKSMMVGVFVLHSLFFTITGSYYVTYSVLGQMVRGLFDSYGLKRKNLARILLDTGTGFAPIVPWSVTGVFVATTLGVKTMDFILYAPVTYLSIIISFIYVITGFTIEKVDGNKQ, encoded by the coding sequence ATGGAAAACCAAGCAAAAAAGGTTTCATCTGGTCAGGCTATGCTTATTCTTGTTGTTTCGATACTTGTTATCATACTAGGAATAAAAGTAGTTAAGGCACCTACTGCTATTATTTTATTATTTGGAGGAGTTATCACTGTTATAATTTCTACTATCTTTGGAATTGAATATTCTAATATTCAAAGTGATATAGTGAAAACTATAACTACTATGGCCGTTCCTATCCTTATTGTTCTATCTGTTGGAGTTTTAGTTGGAGCATGGATGATTTCTGGAACTGTTCCTCTTATGATATACTATGGGATGAAAGTTCTTAGTCCAAGTCTTTTCTTGGTAATGGTATGTATAATTTGTACATTAATGTCAGTTATGGCTGGAACATCTTGGGGAACAATAAGTACCGTTGGTATTGCATTTATGGGAGTTGCTGTTGGATTGGGAATATCTTTACCTTTAACAGCTGGAGCTGTTGTTAGTGGAGCTATCTTTGGAGATAAACTTTCACCTTTGTCTGATTCTACTGTACTTTCAGCAGCAGTTTGTGAAGTTAATCTTTTAGAGGCAATAAAGCATTCTTTTAAAACAACTTTACCTGCATTTATAGTAGCATTGATAATGTATTTTGTGATTGGTCTTCAATATAAAGATGGAGTTATTGGTGGAGAAAGTTATGATCTTATTATGGGAACTCTTGAAAAAACATTTACATTAAATCCCTTGTTACTAATTCCACCAGTATTGGTTTTAGTCCTTATTATCATGAAAAAACCTACATTACCAGTATTTACTATTGGAATTATTGCTGGTGGTATTTTAGCTATGATATTCCAAGGTTCTTCATTAAATCAGGTAGCAGGAGCTCTTTCTAATGGATATACTGCTAAAACTGGTGTGGCTATTGTTGATAAAATGCTTGTTAGAGGTGGACTGAACAGTATGCTTAGTACAGTTGCTCTTCTTATAGCTTCAGCTATATTTGGTGCTCCATTGAGAACAGCAGGAGTTGTTGATATTCTGCTTGAAAAAATAACTAACATAGCTAAAACTGGTAAATCAATGATGGTTGGAGTATTTGTTTTACACTCACTATTCTTTACAATAACTGGAAGTTACTATGTAACTTATTCAGTTCTTGGACAAATGGTAAGAGGTTTATTTGATTCTTATGGATTAAAAAGAAAAAATTTAGCCAGAATACTTTTAGATACAGGTACTGGATTTGCTCCAATTGTTCCATGGAGTGTTACAGGAGTGTTTGTTGCAACTACTCTTGGAGTGAAAACAATGGATTTTATTTTATATGCTCCAGTTACTTATTTAAGTATAATAATTTCTTTCATCTATGTAATTACAGGATTCACTATTGAAAAAGTTGATGGAAATAAACAATAA
- a CDS encoding putative succinyl-diaminopimelate desuccinylase — MINENLIKEYWYDMIKIRSITGEEAKLAEYVSEKLKEFGLEPKMSYYEGDEEKQSPSVYAVLDSGKPGPRLMLIGHIDTVKVANGWNTDPFTPTEDGDRTYGLGAMDMKGGLAAILATTKYYSENKDKFTGELVLAFVSDEENLSKGTYQLVNEGLSADMAIMAECRFDNMAIGFRGRYSIEVTVSGKAAHASHYPNVGENALIYGSKLAIAIEELPTIIHPTLGGGTWVVRSIEGGVKNALIVPEKCELFIDRYTVPGETYEVCEKQILEAAEKLGLSGKVDVRLKPRKSAYMEPFALEEAHTLVQTVKETFKEVTGDEIRIEFDKSVCDSNILANSLNIPTVTFGPSGGNMHGANEYGHLNQVLAATEIYIKTVSKLSK; from the coding sequence ATGATAAATGAAAATTTGATCAAAGAGTATTGGTATGATATGATAAAAATCAGAAGCATTACTGGAGAAGAAGCAAAGCTTGCTGAATATGTTTCTGAAAAATTAAAAGAATTTGGTCTTGAACCTAAAATGAGTTATTATGAAGGGGATGAAGAAAAACAAAGCCCTTCTGTATATGCTGTTTTAGATAGTGGAAAACCTGGTCCTAGACTTATGCTTATTGGTCATATAGATACAGTAAAAGTAGCAAATGGATGGAATACTGATCCTTTTACTCCTACTGAAGATGGAGATAGAACATATGGTCTTGGTGCTATGGATATGAAAGGTGGACTTGCCGCTATTCTTGCCACTACAAAATACTATTCAGAAAATAAAGATAAATTTACAGGAGAACTTGTTCTTGCTTTTGTATCAGATGAAGAAAATCTTTCTAAAGGAACTTATCAATTAGTTAATGAAGGATTAAGTGCTGATATGGCTATAATGGCTGAATGCAGGTTTGACAATATGGCTATTGGTTTTAGAGGAAGATACAGCATTGAAGTTACTGTATCTGGAAAGGCTGCTCATGCAAGTCATTACCCAAATGTTGGGGAAAATGCTCTTATATATGGAAGTAAATTAGCTATAGCTATTGAAGAGCTTCCTACTATAATCCATCCCACTTTAGGTGGTGGAACTTGGGTAGTAAGAAGTATTGAAGGCGGAGTAAAAAATGCTTTAATAGTTCCTGAAAAATGTGAACTATTTATAGATAGATATACTGTACCTGGAGAAACTTATGAAGTTTGTGAAAAGCAAATTTTGGAAGCTGCTGAAAAATTAGGATTATCTGGTAAAGTGGATGTTAGACTAAAGCCTAGAAAATCAGCATATATGGAACCATTTGCACTGGAAGAAGCTCATACATTAGTCCAAACTGTAAAAGAAACATTTAAAGAAGTTACTGGTGATGAAATCAGAATTGAATTTGATAAATCAGTTTGTGATTCAAATATATTAGCTAACTCACTAAACATTCCTACAGTAACTTTTGGACCTTCTGGAGGAAATATGCATGGTGCAAATGAGTATGGACATCTTAATCAAGTACTTGCTGCCACAGAAATTTATATAAAAACTGTTTCAAAGCTTTCAAAATAA
- a CDS encoding tRNA 2-thiocytidine biosynthesis protein TtcA: MEEIVKNNKILNFIENKNFSKTIWSPVGRAMHKYNMIEAGDRIAVGVSGGKDSLTTLNALVRIKKIANLDFEIIPIHIHPNTDKSSFEVIEKYCEKLGLELQVEHTNLSDMLFGEKEVKNPCFLCGRIRRGILYRMMKEQGINKLALGHHKDDIIETFLMNVFYQGNMKMMKPCYLSEEYGVTVIRPLAFVEEKDIIRYVNKLELPVVKSDCPYEISENSRRLRVKNLIKEISLENKDVRSVIFNSIKELLN, encoded by the coding sequence ATGGAAGAAATAGTAAAAAATAATAAAATATTAAATTTTATAGAAAATAAGAATTTCAGTAAGACTATATGGAGTCCAGTAGGACGTGCAATGCATAAATATAATATGATAGAAGCAGGAGACAGAATAGCAGTAGGGGTATCAGGAGGAAAGGATAGCTTAACAACTTTAAATGCTCTAGTAAGAATAAAGAAGATAGCTAATTTAGATTTTGAAATTATTCCTATTCATATACATCCTAATACTGATAAATCTTCTTTTGAAGTAATAGAAAAATATTGTGAAAAATTAGGGTTAGAACTTCAAGTAGAGCATACAAATTTAAGTGATATGCTTTTTGGAGAAAAAGAAGTGAAAAATCCATGTTTTCTATGTGGAAGAATAAGAAGAGGGATTCTTTACAGAATGATGAAAGAGCAAGGAATAAATAAATTGGCGTTAGGACATCATAAAGATGATATAATAGAAACGTTTCTTATGAATGTTTTTTACCAAGGAAATATGAAAATGATGAAACCTTGTTATCTTTCAGAAGAATATGGAGTTACTGTAATAAGACCACTTGCGTTTGTTGAAGAAAAAGATATAATAAGATATGTAAACAAACTGGAACTTCCTGTGGTAAAATCTGATTGCCCATACGAAATAAGTGAAAATTCAAGAAGATTGAGAGTAAAAAATCTTATAAAAGAGATATCTTTAGAAAATAAAGATGTAAGAAGTGTTATTTTTAATAGTATTAAAGAATTATTAAATTAA
- a CDS encoding tRNA 2-thiocytidine biosynthesis protein TtcA: MKKGEIALESLRTAYRKKIWTKFVKAVKDFNLIEDGDRIAVGVSGGKDSLLLCKLFQEMKKDRSKNFEVAFISMNPGFESMDMEKFKSNLEELEIPCEIFEANVWEIAFKEDPESPCFLCAKMRRGVLYNRVEELGYNKLALGHHFDDVVETTMINMFYAGTIKTMIPKVKSTSGKMELIRPMVYIKEKDIISYTQKNGIEAMGCGCPVESGKTDSKRKEIKNLLGKLEEKNPNVKQSIFNSMKNINLDYVIGYTRGNKSDTNKAEE; encoded by the coding sequence ATGAAAAAAGGAGAAATAGCTTTAGAGAGTTTAAGAACTGCATATAGAAAGAAAATATGGACCAAGTTCGTAAAAGCCGTGAAAGACTTTAATCTTATAGAAGATGGAGATAGAATAGCAGTAGGGGTATCAGGAGGAAAAGATAGTCTTCTTTTATGTAAATTATTTCAAGAAATGAAAAAGGATAGGAGTAAAAATTTTGAAGTGGCTTTTATTTCTATGAATCCAGGTTTTGAATCTATGGATATGGAAAAATTTAAATCTAATCTTGAAGAATTAGAAATACCATGTGAAATTTTTGAAGCTAATGTATGGGAAATTGCATTTAAAGAAGATCCAGAAAGCCCATGTTTTCTATGTGCTAAGATGAGAAGAGGAGTACTTTACAATAGAGTGGAGGAACTTGGATATAATAAACTCGCTCTAGGACATCATTTTGATGATGTAGTTGAAACTACTATGATAAATATGTTTTATGCTGGAACCATAAAAACAATGATACCAAAAGTAAAATCAACAAGCGGAAAAATGGAACTTATAAGGCCTATGGTATATATAAAAGAAAAAGATATAATATCGTATACTCAAAAAAATGGGATAGAAGCTATGGGATGTGGATGTCCTGTTGAGTCTGGAAAAACAGACTCAAAGAGAAAAGAGATAAAAAATCTTTTAGGTAAATTAGAAGAAAAAAATCCTAATGTAAAACAAAGTATATTTAATTCTATGAAAAACATAAACCTTGATTATGTTATAGGATATACAAGAGGAAACAAAAGTGATACTAATAAAGCAGAGGAATAA
- a CDS encoding putative transposase, with protein MQKPTNNNIFFQLNQPKLFNFLQYEISDDDPVRKLSSILEGLDFSSLMQAFSYKTKVHPIRMFSIIVYAYSRNLTSTRDIEMACHENIKFRFLLQDSKIPDHSTISRFLVKTEDILPDLFEQFVEKIFEMENISTETIYIDGTKIEAYANKYTFVWKKSIEKYRDRLDKKILELISNFNDDFNLQYDNFLEIYSYLSNLNFQIVKGRGKRKSKEQKYLELCAEYLEKYQKYSNHFKNLNGRNSYSKTDIDATFMRMKDDHMRNGQLKPGYNLQIGVISEYISSYEIFSNSSDSKTLIPFLEKISSQNLEIKNIVADAGYESISNYEYLEKMDYTSYIKPIYFEKSKIRKFKNDLNGVENLIYNNSENKLFRKDGLELEFLYSNKNNTVQYFWNPETNKKIKYNARFRILSNKSKENVSSNYGKQLRMNRSIQVEGAFAVLKEDMKLRKLKVRSKKSVLREICLFCIAYNFNRYLSRNINNRLGTTLHSLKVA; from the coding sequence ATGCAAAAACCAACTAATAATAACATTTTTTTTCAATTAAATCAACCTAAACTTTTTAATTTTTTACAATATGAAATTTCTGATGATGATCCTGTAAGAAAACTTAGCTCAATATTGGAGGGATTAGATTTTAGTAGTTTAATGCAAGCATTTTCTTACAAAACAAAGGTACATCCTATCAGAATGTTTTCTATCATTGTTTATGCCTATTCGCGCAATTTAACTTCTACTAGAGATATAGAAATGGCTTGCCATGAAAATATTAAATTTAGGTTTCTTTTACAAGATTCTAAAATTCCTGATCACTCTACTATTTCTAGATTCTTAGTAAAAACTGAAGATATTCTTCCAGATCTATTTGAACAATTCGTTGAAAAAATTTTTGAAATGGAAAATATTTCCACTGAAACAATATATATTGATGGCACTAAAATTGAAGCATATGCTAATAAATATACATTTGTTTGGAAAAAATCTATTGAGAAATACAGAGATAGATTAGATAAAAAAATTCTTGAACTAATTTCAAATTTTAATGATGATTTCAACTTACAATATGACAACTTCCTTGAAATATATTCATATCTTTCTAATTTGAATTTTCAAATAGTCAAAGGTAGAGGAAAGAGAAAATCTAAAGAGCAAAAGTATTTAGAATTATGCGCAGAATACTTAGAAAAGTATCAAAAATATTCTAATCATTTTAAAAATCTTAATGGTAGAAATAGCTATTCAAAAACTGATATAGATGCTACTTTTATGAGAATGAAAGATGACCATATGAGAAATGGTCAATTAAAACCTGGATATAATCTACAAATAGGAGTGATTAGTGAATATATTTCTTCATATGAAATTTTTTCTAACTCTTCTGATTCTAAAACTTTGATTCCATTTTTAGAGAAAATTTCATCTCAAAATTTAGAAATTAAAAATATTGTAGCTGATGCAGGATATGAAAGTATTTCAAATTATGAATATTTGGAAAAAATGGACTATACTTCATATATAAAACCAATATATTTTGAAAAATCTAAAATCAGAAAGTTTAAAAATGATTTAAACGGAGTAGAAAATTTAATATATAATAATTCTGAAAATAAGCTATTTAGAAAAGATGGATTAGAATTAGAATTTCTATACTCTAACAAAAATAATACAGTTCAATATTTTTGGAATCCTGAAACTAACAAAAAAATTAAGTACAATGCGAGATTTAGAATTTTATCAAATAAATCAAAAGAGAATGTATCAAGCAATTATGGAAAACAATTAAGAATGAACAGAAGTATTCAAGTAGAAGGTGCTTTTGCAGTTTTGAAAGAAGATATGAAATTGCGAAAATTAAAAGTTCGAAGTAAAAAAAGTGTTTTAAGAGAAATATGTTTGTTTTGTATCGCTTACAACTTCAACAGATATCTAAGCAGAAATATAAATAATCGCTTAGGAACAACACTTCACTCATTAAAAGTAGCTTAG